A genomic region of Zalophus californianus isolate mZalCal1 chromosome 11, mZalCal1.pri.v2, whole genome shotgun sequence contains the following coding sequences:
- the LOC113915150 gene encoding LOW QUALITY PROTEIN: olfactory receptor 51F1 (The sequence of the model RefSeq protein was modified relative to this genomic sequence to represent the inferred CDS: inserted 4 bases in 2 codons; substituted 1 base at 1 genomic stop codon), with translation MLQIXKNMDLLSNLTSKFPTFLLTGIPGLESVHVWISXPFCCLYAIALSGNSMILFVIITQQSLHEPMYYFLSMLSAADLGLTVSTMSTLGILWFEAVEINLNNCIIQMFFLHGFTFIESGVLVAXAFDCYVAICDPLRYATILTNSRIIQMGLLMIIHTIVLIVQLLLLLKPLYFCRANVLSHSYCYHPDVIKLAFSDTWANSICGLIDLILTTGVDTPCIVLVYILIIHSVLSTASPEERHKVFNTCVSHIGAVAVFYIPMMSLSLVHLYGPSAPKVVHSVMANIYLLLPPMLNPIIYSVKTKQICKAIYSVFSLQNKQR, from the exons ATGTTACAAATCTAGAAAAACATGGATCTCTTAAGCAACTTGACATCTAAATTTCCAACCTTCTTGTTGACTGGCATTCCTGGCCTAGAGTCTGTCCATGTGTGGATCTC CCCCTTCTGTTGTCTCTATGCCATTGCCCTCTCTGGGAACAGCATGATCCTATTTGTCATCATTACCCAGCAGAGTCTTCATGAGCCCATGTACTATTTCCTCTCCATGCTTTCAGCTGCTGACTTGGGCTTGACTGTTTCTACAATGTCAACATTAGGTATCCTCTGGTTTGAGGCAGTTGAAATCAATCTAAATAACTGCATTATCCAGATGTTTTTTCTTCATGGATTTACCTTCATAGAATCTGGGGTGCTGGTGGC GGCCTTTGACTGCTATGTGGCCATCTGTGATCCTCTGAGGTACGCTACCATTCTCACTAATTCTAGAATCATTCAGATGGGCCTGTTAATGATTATACACACTATAGTATTAATAGTACAACTACTTTTGCTCTTGAAGCCCCTCTATTTCTGTAGGGCAAATGTCCTTTCCCACTCCTACTGCTACCAcccagatgtgattaaattagcATTTTCAGATACTTGGGCCAACAGCATCTGTGGATTAATTGATCTCATCCTGACCACAGGAGTAGATACACCATGCATTGTCCTGGTTTATATTTTGATCATTCACTCTGTCCTCAGTACTGCCTCCCCTGAAGAGCGACATAAGGTCTTTAACACCTGTGTCTCCCACATTGGAGCAGTGGCTGTTTTCTACATCCCCATGATGAGCCTGTCCTTGGTACATCTCTATGGTCCATCAGCCCCCAAAGTTGTCCATTCGGTGATGGCCAATATATATCTGCTTTTGCCTCCCATGCTCAACCCCATAATCTAtagtgtaaaaacaaaacagatttgcAAGGCTATATACTCAGTCTTCTCCTTACAAAATAAACAGAGATAA